A part of Bacillus thuringiensis genomic DNA contains:
- a CDS encoding MarR family winged helix-turn-helix transcriptional regulator — MTQHKEEQMNEALALFYFAYKTFTEKPDEIIKEYGIQRVHHRILFFIARFPGISVNELLSLLEISKQALHGPLRQLVEKGLIESNEATHDRRVKQLSLTEKGADLEKKLSDVQRQQMGTIFSKFGESCEENWHQVMNEMANSRSGHDAWISKREIPVDQK, encoded by the coding sequence ATGACACAACATAAAGAAGAACAGATGAATGAAGCATTAGCATTATTTTACTTTGCATATAAAACATTTACTGAAAAGCCAGATGAAATTATAAAAGAATATGGCATACAACGAGTACATCACCGAATTTTATTTTTTATCGCACGTTTTCCAGGGATAAGTGTAAATGAGTTATTATCACTGCTAGAAATAAGTAAACAGGCTCTACACGGACCACTACGACAACTTGTGGAAAAGGGTTTAATTGAGAGTAATGAAGCTACACATGACCGTCGTGTGAAACAGTTATCATTAACAGAAAAAGGTGCCGATTTAGAGAAAAAACTGAGCGATGTACAAAGACAACAAATGGGTACCATTTTTTCAAAATTTGGTGAATCGTGCGAAGAAAATTGGCATCAAGTTATGAATGAAATGGCAAATAGCCGTTCAGGTCATGATGCATGGATATCGAAAAGAGAAATTCCAGTTGATCAAAAATAA
- a CDS encoding class I SAM-dependent methyltransferase produces the protein MKNETLYTQEDIIKMLDSLLRPAEPFWNEFYANREKDVPFFENVPDENLVSYIVTGWVSKGKVLELGCGPGRNAIYLATEGFDVTAVDLSIEGINWAKERALAKGIEIDFICDSIFNLEDQNDFDFVYDSGCLHHIPPHRRIHYVDLIKNALKSGGYFGVTCFAAGDLDERNGSEITDWDVYRGWSLQGGLAYSEEKLREIFKGFEVIEIRKMKHMEQPNTMFGESFLWTALFKKK, from the coding sequence ATGAAAAATGAAACGTTGTACACGCAAGAAGATATTATTAAAATGCTTGATTCCTTATTAAGACCGGCAGAACCATTTTGGAATGAATTTTATGCGAATAGAGAAAAAGATGTTCCGTTTTTTGAAAATGTTCCAGATGAAAATCTAGTTTCATATATAGTAACAGGATGGGTTTCCAAAGGGAAAGTGCTGGAGCTTGGATGTGGTCCAGGAAGAAATGCTATTTATTTAGCGACTGAAGGGTTTGATGTAACCGCGGTGGATTTATCTATAGAGGGCATTAATTGGGCGAAAGAGAGGGCATTAGCAAAAGGAATAGAAATTGATTTTATTTGTGATTCGATTTTTAATTTAGAGGATCAAAATGATTTTGATTTTGTATACGATTCGGGCTGTTTACATCATATTCCACCACATAGAAGGATACATTATGTGGATTTAATTAAAAACGCGTTGAAATCAGGTGGTTATTTTGGAGTAACATGTTTTGCAGCAGGCGATTTAGATGAGCGAAATGGATCAGAAATAACAGATTGGGACGTATATAGAGGATGGAGTCTACAAGGTGGTCTTGCTTATTCGGAAGAAAAATTAAGAGAGATATTTAAGGGATTTGAAGTGATTGAAATTAGAAAGATGAAGCATATGGAACAACCAAATACTATGTTTGGAGAATCATTTCTTTGGACAGCATTATTTAAGAAGAAATAA
- a CDS encoding alpha-keto acid decarboxylase family protein codes for MIHLKKQYTVSTYLLDRLHELGIEHIFGVPGDYNLAFLDDVVAHENLKWIGNCNELNAAYAADGYARIKGIAALITTFGVGELSAINGVAGSYAENVSVIKITGTPPTTVMENGALVHHTLGDGKFDHFSNMYREITVAQTNLTPEHAAEEIDRVLRACWNEKRPVHINLPIDVYNKPINKPTEPILNHPIVSNKDALDKMLLHATSKINSAKKPVILADFEVDRFHMEEYLYQFVEKTGFPIATLSMGKGIFSEKQPQFIGVYTGDVSSPYLRKRIDASDCIISIGVKLTDTITGGFTQGFTKEQVIEIHPYTVKIIDKTYGPVVMKDVLEQLSDLIEHRIEETLEIKPFISESLSMTEEFNPKAQMVTQKRFWQQIYHFLQENDVLIAEQGTPFFGSSAIPLPNNTTYVAQPLWGSIGYTLPALLGTQLADLSRRNILIIGDGSFQFTVQELSTILRQNLKPIIFLINNNGYTVERAIHGQNEPYNDIQMWDYTKLANVFGSKEKSLTCKVENETELAEVLTKVTFNKDQLIFVEVVMSQGDQPELLAKLGKRFGQQNS; via the coding sequence ATGATTCATTTGAAAAAACAATATACTGTAAGTACATATTTATTGGATAGACTACACGAATTAGGAATTGAACATATATTTGGGGTTCCTGGTGATTATAATCTGGCCTTTTTAGATGATGTGGTAGCACATGAAAATTTAAAGTGGATTGGCAATTGTAATGAATTAAATGCTGCATATGCTGCAGATGGGTACGCTCGCATAAAAGGAATCGCTGCTCTTATTACTACTTTCGGTGTCGGAGAATTAAGCGCCATTAACGGTGTTGCTGGGTCATACGCAGAAAACGTATCAGTTATAAAAATCACGGGGACACCACCAACAACAGTAATGGAAAATGGAGCACTCGTTCATCATACGTTAGGTGATGGAAAGTTCGATCACTTTTCCAATATGTATCGGGAAATTACAGTAGCACAAACAAATTTAACTCCTGAGCATGCCGCTGAGGAAATTGACCGAGTACTCCGTGCATGTTGGAATGAAAAACGTCCAGTTCATATTAATTTACCGATCGATGTATATAATAAACCAATTAATAAACCTACGGAACCAATCTTAAATCATCCAATAGTAAGTAATAAAGACGCATTAGATAAAATGCTTCTACATGCAACTTCAAAAATTAATAGTGCCAAAAAACCTGTTATTTTAGCTGATTTTGAAGTGGATCGTTTCCATATGGAAGAATATTTGTATCAATTCGTAGAAAAAACAGGGTTTCCTATCGCAACGTTAAGTATGGGAAAAGGAATATTCTCTGAAAAACAACCTCAATTTATAGGCGTTTATACTGGTGATGTAAGTTCTCCGTACTTGCGAAAAAGAATTGATGCATCTGATTGTATTATTAGTATTGGTGTGAAGTTAACTGATACTATTACAGGCGGCTTCACACAAGGTTTTACGAAAGAGCAAGTTATAGAAATCCATCCCTATACTGTGAAAATTATAGATAAAACATATGGACCAGTTGTAATGAAAGATGTTTTAGAACAATTAAGTGATTTAATCGAACATCGCATAGAGGAAACACTTGAAATTAAGCCCTTTATTTCAGAATCACTATCTATGACAGAAGAGTTCAATCCAAAAGCTCAAATGGTTACACAAAAACGTTTTTGGCAACAAATATACCATTTCTTACAAGAAAACGATGTTTTAATTGCAGAGCAAGGAACACCTTTCTTTGGTAGTTCCGCTATCCCTTTACCTAACAACACTACATATGTAGCGCAACCATTATGGGGATCGATCGGCTATACATTACCTGCTCTACTTGGTACACAGCTTGCTGATTTATCGAGGCGGAACATTTTAATTATTGGTGATGGTTCTTTCCAATTCACTGTTCAAGAGTTATCGACTATACTACGTCAAAATTTAAAACCGATTATATTTTTAATCAATAACAATGGATATACTGTTGAACGTGCAATTCACGGCCAAAACGAACCGTATAATGACATACAAATGTGGGATTACACGAAACTAGCGAACGTATTCGGATCGAAAGAAAAAAGTCTAACATGTAAAGTGGAAAATGAAACAGAGTTAGCAGAAGTCTTAACGAAAGTAACTTTTAATAAGGATCAGCTTATCTTTGTTGAAGTTGTAATGAGCCAAGGGGATCAGCCAGAATTGTTAGCTAAACTGGGCAAAAGATTCGGCCAGCAAAATTCTTAA
- a CDS encoding class I SAM-dependent methyltransferase, translating to MDTTQQNSNAWDKKVEEGARYTKPVSSEVIEKSKSGEWEITVTTEKVVPRDWFPKSLDGLKILCLASGGGQQAPVLAAAGADVTVTDISKKQLEQDEKVAQRDGLTLKTVQGDMSDLSDFEEEYFDIVVNPVSNLFVKDIHLVWNEVSRVLKNKGILISGFTNPLLWIFDDNQEQKGILDVKHSIPSSTLDYLPKDEVQDYINSNQTIEYAHTLEDQIQGQIEAGFVITGFYEDDFGGTRILDKHIKTFIATKAIKLKMD from the coding sequence ATGGATACGACACAACAAAACAGTAATGCATGGGATAAGAAGGTTGAAGAAGGGGCTAGATACACGAAGCCTGTAAGTAGTGAGGTTATTGAAAAAAGTAAATCAGGCGAATGGGAGATTACAGTGACTACGGAAAAAGTAGTTCCTAGAGATTGGTTTCCAAAGTCATTAGATGGATTAAAGATACTTTGCTTAGCATCAGGTGGAGGACAACAAGCACCGGTTCTAGCTGCTGCTGGAGCAGATGTAACAGTTACTGATATATCTAAGAAGCAATTGGAACAAGATGAAAAGGTAGCACAGCGGGATGGTTTAACTTTAAAAACAGTACAAGGAGATATGTCAGACCTGAGTGATTTTGAGGAGGAATATTTTGATATTGTTGTAAATCCTGTTTCTAATTTGTTTGTAAAAGATATTCATCTTGTATGGAATGAAGTTTCCAGGGTTTTAAAGAATAAAGGCATTCTTATTTCTGGATTTACAAATCCGTTACTATGGATTTTTGATGATAACCAAGAACAAAAAGGTATTCTTGATGTTAAACATTCAATTCCTTCATCAACATTGGATTATTTACCAAAGGATGAAGTTCAAGATTACATCAATTCAAATCAAACAATAGAATATGCGCATACTCTAGAAGACCAAATCCAAGGCCAAATTGAAGCTGGTTTTGTTATAACAGGCTTTTATGAGGATGATTTTGGTGGAACAAGGATATTAGATAAGCATATTAAAACCTTTATTGCTACAAAAGCTATAAAGTTAAAGATGGATTAA
- the pepD gene encoding beta-Ala-His dipeptidase has translation MYSTLEQLTKHPVFYHFAEISKIPRGSGNEKEISDYLVGFAKERNLEVIQDEAMNVIIKKDATAGYENVPAIIIQGHMDMVCEKNQATVHDFEKDPIELRIIGDMLYANQTTLGADNGIAVAYAMALLDSKDIPHPALEVVITTEEETTMGGAFAVDPNHFEGKIFINIDSEEDHKLLVSSAGGAKAVETISVIWDEAPANMDAYRLYVGGLKGGHSGMEIDKQRGNANKVLGRVLHDLSVNIQFDISEVHGGLKTNAIPRESVATIVLRTKDVEKVEEKLESWTRVLQEEMRAVDPDVHVTLTKLDEKVEKVFAKEIQKQLISSLFLIPNGIQSMSMDIKGLVESSTNLGVIETLQDEIKLRNEVRSSVSSLKQHVADEIKCIAELVGATFEIESEYPEWPYNPNSQIRNLFEKVHQEKYNKDAEIFAVHAGIECSAFVQKMPDLDAIAFGPDIFNVHTPDEHISISSVVNNWGFFIDVMKGTKELAK, from the coding sequence ATGTATTCTACTTTAGAACAATTAACAAAGCACCCTGTATTTTATCATTTTGCAGAAATTTCAAAGATTCCTAGAGGATCGGGTAATGAAAAGGAAATTAGTGATTATTTAGTTGGCTTTGCAAAAGAGCGTAACTTAGAAGTGATTCAAGATGAAGCAATGAATGTCATTATTAAAAAAGACGCAACTGCTGGCTATGAAAATGTACCAGCTATAATCATTCAAGGTCATATGGATATGGTATGTGAAAAAAACCAAGCAACCGTACATGATTTTGAAAAAGATCCAATTGAATTACGAATTATTGGGGATATGTTATATGCAAATCAAACAACGTTAGGTGCTGATAACGGTATTGCTGTTGCATATGCAATGGCATTATTAGATTCAAAAGATATTCCGCATCCAGCACTTGAAGTCGTTATTACTACTGAAGAAGAAACGACAATGGGCGGGGCTTTCGCTGTTGACCCAAATCATTTTGAAGGAAAAATCTTTATTAATATTGATTCTGAAGAAGATCATAAATTACTTGTAAGTAGCGCAGGTGGTGCGAAAGCTGTTGAAACAATTTCAGTGATTTGGGATGAAGCGCCAGCGAATATGGATGCATACCGTCTATATGTTGGTGGTCTAAAAGGCGGACATTCTGGTATGGAAATTGATAAACAACGCGGTAATGCGAACAAAGTATTAGGACGAGTATTACATGATTTATCAGTAAATATTCAATTTGATATAAGTGAAGTTCACGGCGGATTAAAAACAAATGCAATTCCGCGTGAAAGTGTAGCTACAATTGTATTACGTACAAAAGATGTAGAGAAGGTAGAAGAAAAACTAGAATCTTGGACAAGAGTATTACAAGAAGAAATGCGTGCTGTTGATCCAGATGTCCACGTTACACTTACAAAATTGGATGAGAAAGTAGAAAAAGTATTTGCTAAAGAGATACAAAAGCAACTTATTTCATCATTATTCTTAATTCCAAACGGCATTCAAAGTATGAGCATGGATATTAAAGGATTAGTAGAAAGTTCAACAAATTTAGGCGTTATTGAAACGTTACAAGATGAAATTAAATTACGTAACGAAGTGAGAAGTTCTGTAAGTAGTTTAAAACAACATGTTGCAGATGAAATTAAATGTATTGCCGAATTAGTTGGTGCAACATTTGAAATAGAGTCAGAGTATCCAGAATGGCCATACAATCCGAATTCACAAATTCGTAATTTATTTGAAAAAGTGCATCAAGAAAAATACAATAAAGATGCTGAAATCTTCGCTGTACACGCAGGTATTGAATGTAGTGCATTCGTTCAAAAGATGCCTGACTTAGATGCAATTGCATTCGGTCCAGATATTTTCAACGTTCATACTCCAGATGAACATATTAGTATTTCTTCTGTTGTGAATAACTGGGGATTCTTTATTGATGTAATGAAGGGTACGAAAGAATTAGCTAAATAA
- the spoIISB gene encoding stage II sporulation protein SB, whose amino-acid sequence MAEVNVQKSSFFKAKKEESNTDFSLVKGALTENINRLEKLMNNSTSKYMKAKKEKENA is encoded by the coding sequence ATGGCTGAAGTCAATGTACAAAAGTCTTCGTTTTTTAAAGCAAAAAAAGAAGAATCAAATACAGATTTCTCTCTTGTGAAAGGTGCATTAACGGAAAATATAAATCGGTTAGAGAAATTAATGAATAATAGTACTTCAAAATATATGAAAGCAAAAAAAGAGAAAGAAAATGCATAG
- a CDS encoding ABC transporter permease, with protein sequence MIRRMLKRDFSQNKMIITILFMFIMLSSLLMASASSNVINLLNSMEKLFKVSNAPHFVQMHAGELNQKSIDSFVAKTPFVKKQQTAEMIQIDGSNIFIKKKNEAEHNSVMDISFVKQNSKFDFLLNLNNEVVDVRKGEIGVPIYYMQKYNLRIGDKIWVVKNNNELELTISSFVRDVQMNPSIVSSKRFVISDEDFERIKGNFGESEYLIEFQLTDVNKINEFENLYESSNLPQKGPSITYSLFKTLNSLTDGIIAAVLIIISALLMLIAILCIRFTIMTSMEEDYREIGVMKTIGITSKEIQKLYVTKYVVIAASGCICGYILSLFVTKIFTANISLYMGTANTSALHFVVPLIITTLLFLAVILFCRLILRNFRRITAIDALRSRDNLGKRKVKSSFSLSQTKITNINIFIGIQDVVKRFKLYRVLSIVLIIAVFMIVVPVNFLYTIQSPKFVNYMGTGKSDIRIDLQQTENIEKRFKDVISYLRNDDEVEKYAAFVTSTFKMVTADGTHENLNVEVGDFTQFPVDYMQGMAPKNENEIAFSYMNANELKKNVGDEIVLFVEGKERVLTISGIYQDVTNGGKTAKASFPYNSENILWYVVNVDIKPTVNLPEKVKEYKHNFSSAKITDTDDYLTQTLGETIKQLRFVTQVAILIAILISVLITAMFFKMLLAKDSSQILIMKSIGFSYKDIRIQYITRSIVIVLIGIVTGTLLAATFGEMLVSWLGSFMGAVHIKFVVNPIVSYIICPAILFISVAATTLFSSFTMKQTNELKRNGE encoded by the coding sequence ATGATTAGGAGAATGTTAAAAAGAGATTTCTCTCAAAATAAAATGATAATTACCATTTTATTTATGTTTATCATGCTATCAAGTCTTTTAATGGCTAGTGCTTCAAGTAATGTTATAAATCTATTGAACTCAATGGAGAAATTGTTTAAAGTATCAAACGCGCCGCACTTCGTACAAATGCATGCCGGAGAATTAAATCAAAAGTCAATCGATTCATTTGTAGCGAAAACTCCTTTTGTAAAAAAACAGCAAACGGCTGAGATGATTCAAATTGACGGGTCTAACATTTTTATAAAGAAGAAAAATGAAGCGGAACATAATAGTGTAATGGACATTAGCTTCGTTAAACAAAATAGTAAGTTTGATTTTTTATTAAATCTAAATAATGAAGTGGTCGATGTTAGGAAAGGGGAAATAGGTGTACCCATTTATTATATGCAAAAATATAATTTGCGTATTGGAGATAAAATATGGGTTGTTAAAAATAATAATGAACTAGAATTGACTATTTCGTCATTTGTTCGTGATGTTCAAATGAACCCATCAATCGTTAGTTCAAAACGATTTGTAATAAGTGATGAAGACTTCGAAAGAATAAAGGGGAATTTTGGAGAAAGTGAATATCTTATTGAATTCCAGCTAACAGATGTAAATAAAATAAATGAATTTGAAAATCTATACGAATCATCGAACTTACCTCAAAAAGGTCCCTCTATTACGTATTCACTCTTTAAAACACTCAATTCATTAACAGATGGAATAATAGCTGCAGTACTTATCATAATAAGTGCATTATTAATGTTAATCGCAATTTTATGTATTAGATTTACGATTATGACTTCAATGGAAGAAGATTATCGGGAGATAGGTGTTATGAAAACTATCGGTATTACAAGTAAAGAGATTCAAAAATTATATGTAACAAAATATGTTGTTATTGCTGCTAGCGGATGTATATGTGGATATATTCTTTCATTATTTGTTACAAAAATATTTACCGCTAATATCTCACTTTATATGGGGACAGCAAATACAAGTGCTTTACATTTTGTTGTACCATTAATAATCACAACTTTGTTATTTCTAGCTGTTATCCTTTTCTGTCGTCTCATTTTGCGGAATTTCAGGAGAATTACAGCAATAGATGCTTTACGATCAAGAGATAATCTAGGAAAGAGGAAGGTGAAAAGTTCTTTTTCTCTTTCTCAAACTAAGATTACAAATATAAATATATTTATTGGTATACAAGATGTAGTAAAACGATTTAAGTTATATCGCGTATTAAGTATCGTTTTAATCATAGCCGTGTTCATGATTGTTGTACCTGTTAACTTTTTGTATACGATTCAGTCGCCGAAGTTTGTTAATTATATGGGAACGGGAAAAAGTGATATTCGAATAGATTTACAGCAAACTGAAAATATAGAGAAACGATTTAAGGATGTAATTTCATATTTACGAAATGATGATGAAGTAGAAAAATATGCAGCATTTGTAACGAGTACATTTAAAATGGTGACCGCTGATGGTACACATGAAAACTTAAATGTGGAAGTGGGAGACTTCACTCAATTTCCAGTAGACTATATGCAAGGTATGGCACCAAAAAATGAAAATGAAATTGCCTTTTCTTATATGAACGCAAATGAATTAAAAAAGAATGTAGGGGATGAAATCGTTTTATTTGTAGAAGGAAAAGAAAGAGTACTAACTATTAGTGGGATATATCAAGATGTAACAAATGGCGGGAAAACAGCTAAAGCCAGCTTCCCTTATAATAGCGAAAATATATTATGGTATGTAGTAAATGTAGATATAAAGCCTACTGTGAATTTACCAGAAAAAGTGAAGGAGTATAAACATAATTTTAGTTCTGCAAAAATAACAGATACAGATGATTATTTAACGCAAACTTTAGGAGAGACAATTAAACAATTAAGATTCGTGACTCAAGTTGCAATTTTAATTGCAATATTGATATCAGTTTTAATTACTGCAATGTTTTTTAAAATGTTATTGGCAAAAGACTCTTCGCAAATATTAATTATGAAAAGTATAGGCTTTTCTTACAAAGATATTCGTATACAGTATATAACTCGTTCTATTGTCATTGTATTAATAGGCATTGTAACAGGGACATTACTAGCTGCTACGTTTGGTGAAATGTTAGTAAGTTGGTTAGGCTCATTTATGGGAGCGGTTCATATAAAGTTTGTCGTAAACCCTATCGTTTCTTATATAATATGTCCAGCTATTTTATTTATATCTGTGGCTGCAACAACACTTTTCAGTAGTTTTACTATGAAACAAACAAACGAATTAAAACGAAATGGGGAGTAG
- a CDS encoding ABC transporter ATP-binding protein — protein MKKILEVKQLNKTYSIDGNANYHVLKNIDLEIYEGEFVSVMGPSGSGKSTLLYNISGMDQMSSGSVKVDDNEISCMKEEALAKLRLTEIGFIFQQSNLLRNLNLFDNIILSAYLAKCESKKIVNQRALELMGKMGISDIASHYITEASGGQLQRVSICRALINNPNVIFADEPTGALNLKSTEEVMQILLNINRDGTTIMLVTHDVKVAAKTERVLFMADGEIISDIQLGKLRNDDLKAREEKLLNWLAILGF, from the coding sequence GTGAAAAAAATTTTAGAAGTAAAGCAGTTAAACAAAACATATTCAATAGATGGAAACGCAAATTATCACGTGTTAAAAAATATAGATTTAGAAATTTATGAAGGAGAATTTGTATCGGTCATGGGCCCTTCTGGTTCTGGGAAATCAACGTTACTATATAATATTAGTGGAATGGATCAAATGTCATCAGGAAGTGTGAAAGTTGATGATAACGAAATATCATGCATGAAAGAAGAAGCGTTAGCCAAATTGCGCCTTACTGAAATAGGATTTATTTTTCAACAGAGTAACCTTCTTAGAAACTTGAATCTATTTGATAATATCATCTTGTCAGCATATTTAGCGAAATGTGAGAGTAAGAAAATAGTAAATCAACGTGCTCTGGAGCTAATGGGGAAAATGGGGATAAGTGATATAGCATCCCATTATATAACCGAAGCATCTGGAGGGCAATTACAAAGAGTTTCTATTTGTAGAGCACTTATCAATAATCCAAATGTTATTTTTGCTGATGAGCCAACTGGTGCTCTAAATTTAAAATCAACAGAAGAGGTAATGCAAATATTATTAAATATTAATCGTGATGGAACGACTATTATGTTAGTGACACATGATGTAAAAGTAGCAGCGAAAACAGAAAGAGTTCTTTTTATGGCGGACGGAGAAATTATTAGTGATATACAGTTAGGTAAGCTTAGGAACGATGATTTAAAGGCGCGAGAAGAGAAGCTGTTAAACTGGTTAGCTATACTTGGATTTTAA
- the gpmA gene encoding 2,3-diphosphoglycerate-dependent phosphoglycerate mutase: MIKLVLIRHGQSLWNLENRFTGWTDVDLSENGLSEAREAGAILKENGYTFDVAYTSVLKRAIRTLWIVLHEMDLTWVPIHKSWKLNERHYGALQGLNKDETARKYGEEQVHIWRRSIDVRPPALTEDDPRYEMNDPRYKALKKGEFPLTECLVDTEKRVLDYWHSEIAPSLKNGEKVIISSHGNTIRSLVKYLDNLSSDGVVSLNIPTSIPLVYELDDDLHPIRHYYLSMDGEVPEGEIPKHISF; the protein is encoded by the coding sequence ATGATAAAACTTGTACTTATTCGTCACGGACAAAGTTTATGGAATCTTGAAAATCGCTTTACTGGTTGGACAGATGTAGATTTATCAGAGAATGGACTAAGTGAAGCGAGAGAAGCAGGAGCAATATTAAAGGAAAACGGATATACTTTTGATGTTGCTTATACATCTGTATTAAAACGAGCAATTCGGACTTTATGGATAGTCCTACATGAAATGGATCTTACTTGGGTGCCTATACATAAATCGTGGAAATTAAACGAAAGACATTACGGAGCACTGCAAGGATTGAATAAAGATGAAACTGCGAGAAAATATGGTGAGGAGCAAGTTCATATTTGGAGAAGAAGTATTGATGTAAGACCACCTGCTCTTACTGAGGATGATCCTAGATATGAAATGAATGACCCTAGATATAAAGCACTTAAAAAAGGTGAGTTTCCATTGACAGAATGTTTAGTGGATACGGAGAAAAGAGTACTTGATTATTGGCATTCAGAAATTGCGCCATCATTAAAAAATGGTGAAAAGGTAATTATTTCATCGCATGGTAATACGATTCGTTCGCTAGTGAAATACTTAGATAACCTTTCAAGCGATGGTGTTGTTTCATTAAATATTCCAACGAGCATACCACTTGTTTATGAATTAGACGATGATTTACATCCGATTCGTCATTATTACTTAAGTATGGATGGAGAAGTACCTGAAGGGGAAATTCCAAAACATATTTCTTTTTAA
- a CDS encoding VOC family protein has product MSNTNQKITTFLMFEGKAEEAMNFYTSLFDQSEIVNISRYDENGPGKEGSVIHATFTLNGQEFMCIDSYVKHDFTFTPAMSLYVTCETEEEIETVFHKLAQDGAILMPLGAYPFSKKFGWLNDKYGVSWQLTLAE; this is encoded by the coding sequence ATGAGTAACACAAATCAAAAAATTACTACGTTTTTAATGTTTGAGGGCAAAGCTGAGGAAGCGATGAACTTTTATACGTCGCTATTTGATCAATCAGAAATTGTAAATATTTCTCGCTATGATGAAAATGGACCTGGTAAAGAGGGCTCTGTCATTCATGCGACTTTTACGTTAAATGGCCAAGAGTTTATGTGTATCGATAGTTATGTAAAGCATGATTTTACATTTACTCCAGCTATGTCTCTTTATGTAACCTGCGAGACGGAAGAAGAAATTGAAACGGTCTTTCATAAACTAGCGCAGGATGGAGCAATTCTTATGCCTCTAGGTGCCTATCCATTTAGTAAAAAATTTGGCTGGTTAAATGATAAGTATGGTGTGTCTTGGCAGTTAACGCTTGCTGAATAA
- a CDS encoding type II toxin-antitoxin system SpoIISA family toxin, giving the protein MISNIRIGLFVLVIVFVVLVFFYWKNEELYEEKKQRIRKTWYGLFIISVTVYFMIKGIDLTLWKNLLMFTAMVIFVDIAFILTPNISEIWGAKFSDIGKTVQSIKRSLIASKARGEIYTTIIQNVNPSVFGTMEWHTEEEYTKSLNAFLDSYGEKIGAKIVVFEAAKELNTNFRGIRSQFSIIVPLEHIEQLNEQKAVQVENVGIIPAKIVSDVFIIIDGKKNNLQDRDFENVYNLTIHHSYFSK; this is encoded by the coding sequence ATGATCTCTAACATTCGAATTGGCTTATTTGTTTTAGTGATTGTCTTTGTAGTCCTTGTTTTCTTTTATTGGAAAAATGAGGAGTTGTACGAGGAGAAAAAGCAGCGTATTAGAAAGACTTGGTATGGTTTGTTTATCATATCTGTCACTGTGTATTTCATGATAAAAGGAATCGATTTAACCCTCTGGAAAAATCTTTTGATGTTTACTGCAATGGTTATTTTTGTTGATATTGCGTTCATTTTAACACCTAACATTTCAGAAATATGGGGTGCGAAATTTAGCGATATTGGCAAGACAGTTCAATCAATAAAACGATCATTAATTGCATCTAAAGCGAGAGGAGAAATATACACGACAATTATTCAAAATGTTAATCCATCAGTATTTGGTACGATGGAATGGCATACGGAAGAGGAATATACAAAGAGCTTAAATGCATTTTTAGATTCATATGGGGAAAAGATTGGTGCGAAAATTGTTGTTTTTGAAGCCGCGAAGGAATTAAATACAAACTTTCGTGGTATTCGCTCGCAATTTAGTATTATCGTTCCGTTAGAACATATCGAGCAATTGAATGAGCAGAAAGCGGTGCAAGTAGAAAATGTCGGGATTATACCAGCAAAAATAGTAAGTGACGTTTTCATTATTATTGATGGAAAGAAAAATAACCTGCAAGATCGGGATTTTGAAAATGTATATAATTTAACAATACATCATAGTTATTTTAGTAAATAA